One stretch of Paenibacillus sp. AN1007 DNA includes these proteins:
- a CDS encoding zinc-dependent alcohol dehydrogenase, whose protein sequence is MKAVTFQGIKDIQVKQVEDPALQQKDDIIVRITSTAICGSDLHIYQGALPAAKDYVIGHEPMGIVEEVGPEVTRVKKGDRVVLPFNIACGQCFYCNHDMESQCDHSNRNPDIHTGGYFGFTERYGGHPGGQAELLRVPYGNFTPFVIPESCELQDEALLFLSDVLPTAYWSVENAGVKPGDTVTVLGSGPIGLMTQKFAWMKGAKRVIAVDRLPYRLEKAKRMNDAEVFNFEEYDDMGEHIREMTQGGTDIVIDCVGMDGKKTMLEEIGQKLKLHGGALSAIEIGMKAVRKFGTIQLTGVYGSSYNMFPLGNLFERNINIKMGQAPVIHYMPELFRKITAGEFDPTEIISHRLSLDNASEAYRIFNDHEDECTKVILKP, encoded by the coding sequence ATGAAAGCCGTAACGTTCCAGGGCATCAAGGATATTCAAGTGAAACAGGTCGAGGATCCGGCACTGCAGCAGAAGGATGATATTATCGTTCGTATTACTTCAACCGCAATCTGTGGATCGGATTTGCATATTTATCAGGGAGCGCTGCCTGCCGCCAAAGACTATGTCATCGGTCATGAACCGATGGGCATTGTGGAAGAGGTTGGACCTGAGGTTACACGGGTGAAAAAAGGAGACCGGGTCGTACTGCCTTTTAATATTGCCTGCGGGCAGTGCTTCTATTGTAATCATGATATGGAGAGCCAGTGTGACCATTCCAATAGAAATCCTGATATTCACACTGGAGGCTATTTTGGTTTCACCGAGCGATACGGTGGCCACCCCGGCGGACAGGCCGAACTGCTGCGTGTGCCTTACGGCAACTTCACCCCCTTTGTCATTCCGGAGTCCTGCGAGCTGCAGGATGAGGCACTGCTGTTTCTATCCGACGTACTGCCAACGGCATACTGGAGCGTCGAAAATGCTGGCGTGAAGCCAGGAGATACGGTCACTGTGCTTGGGAGCGGCCCGATTGGGCTGATGACGCAGAAGTTCGCCTGGATGAAGGGTGCCAAACGGGTGATCGCCGTTGATCGTCTGCCCTATCGACTGGAGAAGGCCAAGCGAATGAATGATGCAGAGGTCTTTAACTTTGAAGAGTACGACGATATGGGCGAGCACATCCGCGAGATGACCCAGGGTGGAACAGATATTGTCATTGACTGTGTAGGCATGGATGGCAAAAAAACGATGCTGGAAGAGATCGGCCAGAAGCTGAAACTACATGGCGGGGCGCTGAGTGCCATCGAAATCGGCATGAAAGCAGTACGCAAGTTTGGAACGATCCAGCTTACAGGGGTGTACGGCTCTTCCTACAATATGTTCCCTCTGGGAAATCTGTTTGAACGCAATATCAACATCAAAATGGGACAAGCTCCTGTTATTCATTACATGCCTGAACTGTTCCGCAAAATTACAGCAGGAGAATTTGACCCAACCGAAATTATTTCACACCGCTTATCCCTGGATAACGCAAGCGAAGCTTACCGAATCTTTAACGATCACGAAGATGAATGCACCAAGGTAATTTTAAAACCTTGA
- a CDS encoding fructose-specific PTS transporter subunit EIIC, which translates to MKITDLMIQETMIMDLQATTKDEAIDELIASLNRSGRINDPVLFKEMIYKREAESSTGIGGGIAMPHAKTKAVNEPTVVFAKSKKGLDFEALDDQPAHIFFMIAAPEGAGNTHLRTLAALSRLLVDSDFIAELMNTNTPQEVSALFDAKQEEAAAKEAAKEKAKLEREAQASSAANGADNVKNSAGVLVGNANSEDFVVAVTACPTGIAHTFMAEDALKKKAQEMGINIRVETNGSEGAQNVLTADEIARAKGVIIAADKNVEMARFDGKPVLQRPVSDGIRKSEELIRKAVNGDAPIYRSQGGIAKHEGTSDHKISVGSKIYKDLMNGISHMLPFVVGGGILLAISFLIEQLASPDNPIVQLLQTIGGGTGAFHFLIPVLAGFIAMSIGDRPALMPGMVGGLMAVSSNAGFLGGLAAGFLAGYVVIGLRKALKGLPKAIDGLKPILLYPVLGLLIVGTISYYIFDPIFGSLNTWLVDALGNLGTGNKVLLGVLLGGMMAIDMGGPFNKAAYTFAIGVFTSSGNTDGAWMAAVMAGGMAPPLAIALATTFFKSKFTEQERKSGLTNYVLGLSFITEGAIPFAAADPLRVLTSCIIGSAAAGGLTQLWNINVPAPHGGVFVALLANHTLLFLLAVVIGSVISGLILGLWKKSPELVK; encoded by the coding sequence ATGAAAATCACTGACTTGATGATCCAGGAAACGATGATTATGGATCTGCAAGCGACGACCAAAGATGAGGCGATCGACGAACTGATTGCAAGTTTGAATCGGAGTGGACGCATCAACGATCCGGTGCTGTTCAAAGAAATGATTTACAAAAGAGAAGCGGAATCCAGCACAGGTATTGGCGGCGGGATTGCTATGCCTCACGCGAAGACGAAAGCGGTAAACGAACCAACGGTTGTCTTCGCCAAAAGCAAAAAAGGTCTGGATTTTGAAGCGCTGGATGATCAGCCTGCTCATATTTTCTTCATGATTGCGGCTCCGGAAGGCGCCGGGAATACACATCTTCGCACACTTGCGGCTCTTTCAAGGCTGCTGGTTGATAGCGATTTCATCGCTGAATTGATGAACACAAATACGCCTCAAGAAGTGAGTGCCTTGTTCGACGCCAAGCAGGAGGAAGCTGCAGCCAAGGAAGCAGCCAAAGAAAAAGCAAAGCTGGAGAGAGAAGCGCAGGCATCTTCGGCTGCAAATGGTGCTGACAACGTGAAAAACAGCGCAGGTGTCCTTGTGGGTAATGCCAATTCTGAAGATTTTGTTGTTGCTGTTACCGCCTGTCCGACAGGTATTGCGCATACATTTATGGCTGAGGATGCGCTCAAGAAAAAAGCACAGGAAATGGGAATTAATATTCGTGTGGAAACGAACGGTTCCGAAGGCGCACAGAATGTATTGACAGCTGACGAGATTGCTCGCGCTAAAGGGGTTATCATTGCTGCAGACAAAAATGTCGAAATGGCCCGCTTTGACGGCAAGCCTGTGCTGCAAAGACCGGTAAGTGACGGTATCCGCAAATCCGAAGAACTGATCCGCAAGGCGGTTAACGGGGATGCCCCAATCTATCGCAGCCAAGGTGGAATTGCGAAGCATGAAGGCACCAGCGATCATAAAATAAGCGTCGGAAGTAAAATTTACAAAGATTTGATGAACGGTATTTCACATATGCTGCCATTCGTTGTTGGTGGGGGTATCCTGCTCGCCATCTCCTTCTTGATTGAACAGCTTGCGAGTCCTGACAATCCGATTGTACAGTTGCTGCAAACCATTGGCGGAGGAACAGGTGCGTTCCATTTCCTGATTCCAGTACTTGCCGGATTTATTGCGATGAGTATCGGTGATCGTCCAGCCCTGATGCCGGGTATGGTCGGTGGTTTGATGGCTGTAAGCTCTAATGCCGGTTTCCTTGGTGGTCTCGCTGCCGGTTTCCTCGCAGGTTATGTCGTTATTGGTCTGCGTAAGGCACTGAAGGGGCTGCCAAAAGCAATTGACGGTTTGAAACCGATCCTGCTCTATCCGGTACTGGGTCTGCTGATCGTCGGTACAATCAGTTATTACATTTTCGATCCAATCTTCGGTTCCCTGAACACATGGCTTGTGGATGCACTCGGCAATCTGGGAACAGGTAATAAAGTACTGCTCGGCGTGCTGCTCGGCGGCATGATGGCCATCGATATGGGCGGTCCGTTCAACAAAGCTGCCTATACATTTGCGATTGGCGTATTTACATCCAGCGGCAACACAGACGGAGCATGGATGGCGGCAGTTATGGCAGGCGGTATGGCACCGCCTCTGGCAATTGCGCTTGCAACAACGTTCTTTAAATCCAAATTCACGGAGCAGGAACGCAAATCCGGTTTGACTAACTATGTACTGGGGCTGTCGTTCATCACAGAAGGTGCGATTCCTTTTGCAGCGGCTGATCCGCTTCGTGTACTGACTTCTTGTATTATTGGTTCTGCAGCAGCCGGTGGTCTTACGCAGCTCTGGAATATCAACGTACCAGCTCCGCACGGTGGGGTCTTTGTAGCACTTCTGGCTAACCACACCCTGCTGTTCCTGCTCGCGGTTGTTATTGGTTCTGTGATCTCGGGTCTCATTCTGGGATTGTGGAAGAAGTCACCTGAGCTTGTTAAATAA
- the pfkB gene encoding 1-phosphofructokinase, whose product MIYTITLNPSIDYIVEVDDLKLGGLNRMNRDLKLPGGKGINVSRILNQLGAANTAIGFLGGFTGRFINDKLQEDAIQTDFVTIADDTRINIKLKHGDETEINGLGPAIRADEAEQLLLKLSSLQKGDIVILSGSVPPSLGSDFYDRLIQVCKQTEAEFVIDTTGSALMEALVHKPLLVKPNHHELAELFGVTIETREELVSYGRKLLEAGAKHVLISMAGEGALFITKTNVYHATVPKGKVKNSVGAGDSMIGGFVGTYVLHGDLLEAFRTGVASGSATAFSDDLAARELIEALRDQVTITTL is encoded by the coding sequence ATGATATATACGATAACACTCAACCCGTCCATCGATTACATCGTAGAAGTGGACGATCTGAAACTGGGCGGATTAAACCGCATGAACCGGGACTTGAAACTGCCTGGAGGTAAAGGCATTAACGTTTCCCGGATTTTGAATCAACTTGGAGCGGCCAATACGGCTATCGGATTTTTGGGTGGATTCACCGGACGTTTTATTAACGACAAGCTGCAGGAAGATGCGATCCAGACCGATTTTGTCACCATTGCAGACGATACCCGCATTAACATCAAGCTCAAGCATGGGGACGAAACCGAAATTAACGGCCTGGGGCCGGCAATCCGTGCGGATGAGGCAGAACAGCTGCTGCTTAAACTGTCTTCTTTGCAAAAAGGAGATATTGTCATTCTATCTGGCAGTGTTCCACCGTCACTTGGTTCAGATTTCTATGATCGTCTCATTCAAGTCTGCAAGCAGACGGAAGCCGAGTTCGTCATTGATACCACAGGGTCTGCACTAATGGAAGCACTCGTTCACAAGCCGCTGTTGGTCAAACCAAACCATCATGAACTAGCCGAATTGTTTGGCGTAACCATTGAGACACGTGAGGAATTGGTGTCCTACGGACGTAAACTGCTTGAAGCAGGTGCCAAACATGTATTGATCTCCATGGCTGGAGAAGGAGCATTGTTTATCACGAAGACTAATGTCTATCATGCAACCGTACCTAAAGGCAAGGTGAAAAATTCAGTTGGTGCTGGCGATTCGATGATTGGCGGGTTTGTAGGCACGTATGTACTGCACGGAGACCTGCTGGAAGCATTCCGCACCGGAGTAGCATCGGGCAGCGCAACCGCCTTCTCGGATGACCTTGCCGCACGAGAGCTTATTGAAGCATTGCGTGATCAGGTTACAATTACAACACTTTAA
- a CDS encoding DeoR/GlpR family DNA-binding transcription regulator, whose translation MLTEERYAAIVERLHLQGIVKLQELVDVLGVSESTIRRDLIDLESRQMLKRIHGGASLVNEKTLEPGMEEKTFKNIQQKTVIARLAAQEIQNGECIYLDAGTTTLAMIPFIEAKDVTVVTNGLSHVEALVSKRIRSYLLGGMMKIHTKAVIGSIALQNMDNFRFDKCFLGSNGVDPEMGYTTPDPEEALIKRRAHQLSGKSYVLADSSKIGDITFAKLFDLEEADLITERMPEHWRAVVTRKTKIIEG comes from the coding sequence ATGCTGACTGAAGAACGATATGCTGCAATTGTAGAGCGCTTACATTTACAGGGAATTGTGAAACTGCAGGAGCTTGTTGATGTGCTCGGAGTTTCTGAATCCACGATTAGAAGAGATTTGATTGATCTGGAAAGCCGTCAGATGCTCAAACGTATCCATGGTGGCGCTTCACTGGTGAATGAAAAAACGTTAGAGCCAGGTATGGAAGAAAAAACGTTCAAAAACATTCAACAGAAAACCGTTATCGCCCGGTTGGCCGCACAGGAAATTCAGAATGGTGAATGTATTTACCTAGATGCCGGCACGACAACACTGGCCATGATCCCTTTTATCGAAGCTAAAGATGTAACGGTGGTCACCAATGGACTCTCCCATGTCGAGGCGCTTGTAAGCAAGCGAATTCGCAGTTATTTATTAGGCGGCATGATGAAAATTCATACCAAAGCAGTCATTGGCAGCATTGCGCTGCAGAACATGGACAATTTTCGATTTGATAAATGTTTTCTCGGAAGTAACGGTGTGGACCCCGAGATGGGGTATACAACGCCTGATCCGGAGGAAGCCTTGATTAAGAGGCGTGCACATCAATTGTCGGGGAAATCCTATGTGCTGGCTGATTCCAGCAAAATCGGGGATATTACTTTTGCCAAATTGTTTGATTTGGAGGAGGCAGATCTGATTACGGAGCGAATGCCAGAACATTGGCGAGCGGTAGTCACCCGGAAAACTAAAATAATTGAGGGATAG
- a CDS encoding G1 family glutamic endopeptidase — translation MSVLTNKRRKPCEPYRSKTRAVQRYGWISSNWSGYVKRKSRQAYRRISAEWTVPYVFPSSRTSYSSAWIGIDGFTNNDLIQTGTAHDWIQGRPVYYAWWEILPDTETIIHQPVNAGDCMRGIITKITRHTWCIHLSNLTKGWTFRTVQRYSGPQSSAEWIVEAPSIGGSPALIPRLSPISFRMCRLNGRPPAFSTKDKGIMVQNQRVLSVPWPPNSCRDGFVVRRVR, via the coding sequence ATGTCAGTCCTGACGAACAAAAGGCGGAAACCGTGTGAGCCCTATCGATCGAAGACAAGGGCAGTTCAACGTTACGGCTGGATTTCATCCAACTGGAGTGGTTACGTAAAGAGAAAATCCCGTCAAGCCTACCGGCGAATTTCCGCAGAGTGGACTGTTCCTTATGTTTTTCCTAGCTCGCGCACCTCATATTCATCTGCATGGATAGGTATTGACGGTTTTACAAACAACGATCTTATTCAAACAGGCACAGCTCATGATTGGATTCAGGGCAGACCCGTATATTATGCCTGGTGGGAAATCCTGCCGGATACAGAAACGATCATTCATCAACCGGTAAATGCCGGTGACTGCATGCGCGGTATCATTACCAAAATAACCCGCCACACCTGGTGCATCCACCTGAGCAATCTCACCAAAGGCTGGACTTTTCGCACCGTTCAGCGTTATTCAGGTCCTCAATCCTCCGCCGAATGGATTGTTGAAGCTCCTTCCATTGGCGGTTCCCCTGCCCTGATACCTAGACTCAGTCCGATTTCTTTTCGAATGTGCCGTCTTAATGGCCGCCCTCCGGCCTTCAGCACCAAAGATAAAGGCATTATGGTCCAGAACCAGCGTGTCTTGTCAGTTCCCTGGCCTCCCAATTCGTGCAGAGACGGGTTTGTTGTGCGGCGTGTTCGCTAA